In Desulfurococcaceae archaeon MEX13E-LK6-19, the genomic window AGAATTCTTACAGAAGCCGATAAGAAAAGAGCAGAAATAGTTATTGCACCTTATCATTCTGAGGCAGAAGAACAAGTCCTGGGACTTGGTGGCATAATAGCTTTACTTAGATTTCCTATACCAGGATTACGAGATATAGTTAGAAAACCCGGTAAAGACTAGTATACTACACATCGTTCGTTAAGTACAGTATTTGAGAAAGGATAGTACTCTATAATTAAAGCTTTGATTCCTTTACCTCTTAAGCGGTAACACTCTGTAGGTAAAACATAGTTTTTACCAAGGAAACTGATAAGAATGTTTTCGTCTAACTCGTGGACGTTTTTAACCATTATGCTGATGTTCGTACCCTCTCTTGTGGCTATTTCATGTACACCTATAGTATTTACTGCTTTTCTGAGCATTCTTCTTCTAAATTGAACTTTATCTTTAAATGATAACGTGCAGAAATGTACTGCTAAGTTCTTTACATTTGTTTCACACCAAGAAAGAAATTCCTTTAGTTTCTCCCATGTATTCTCTACAGTTAATCCACGAGGTCTTAAACCGTGAAGGATAATGTTTTCAATATTTGATTCAGAGACTTCGAGCTCATTTATGTTTATGAATTTCACACCTATTCGCTCTAATTGCACGATTAAATCCTTTAGAAACGAAACATAGTCTTCTGTTGGTATAAATGGTACTTCTACACCAACATCAAAGCCTATGGTAACGGCTTTCTCAACCTTAGGCAGCAATTCATAACTGTATACATGAAATCTTATCTCGTCTAATCCTGTTTCATAGAGTAAACCAAGGATATTATCGTCTACTAGACGCCCACTTGTGTATAAATGTATATGAAATCTGTTACCAAATTCTCTCTTCAGCTCTTTAATTACTTGGCGAGTTCTCTCAATACTAAATATTGGATCTCCACCGGTTATACCTGCACCAAACGCATTAATCTTATATGCTTCCAAAACTATGTCATCAATACTTTTCACATGTTCTTCATCTACAAAGACTACATCTCTACCAATTTTTTCCTTCGATATTGGACAATACCAGCATCTATCGAGACATATGCCTGTAATAAATACAACTATTTTCATTCCTGCCAGACAATACCTACAACCTTTGGGGAGAAATAAATTGAAGTAGCCAGTAGTATAATGATATTTGAATGTTTTTCCCATACTAGTAACCTCGTTCAAGTAAAACTTTGCGAAGCCAAGGATTCTTGGCTGCAAGCTTCTGAATAGCTTCTTCAAAAACTTCTTCTGGAGCCAGAATATACTTGAGGAATACACCAGTTCTTCCAATCTCATCTCTTCTACTTAGTACTCTTACTCGTTCTAAAACAGTATCAATACTTATTCCTATAATCCTCGCTGCTTCTTCTTCTCTACCTATTACAGGTATCTCTATGTGTCCGATATCCGTAGGTTTTATAAGAACGAGTCTTTTATCAACGCCAGGAACTCTAATCCCTTTCTTAAGCATATTTAGGTCAGCTAATCCACCGAATTTATAGAACTCATATTCTCTAGGCTGAAGTTTTGCTAAAGGAAAACTAACGACGCGTTTCTCCTCATCGTCAAGAACTATATATGCTTTAGGCGTGCTTGAGGGTGTCGCCATTACAATATATTTATAATTTATCCTGAAACCCCCGGTCTCCAATGCATACTCGATTTTAAAACTCGGTACATAGTATGGTATGAATACGTCGATATCACTACCCTTCCACACATCCCCACGAGCAATACTACCATGCACTATAGCCTTAATACCATGGCGTTGAAGAGCTTCTAAAATCATTATAGCTTCGTTTCTCAATTTTCTCAAAATAGTCCATCTTTCCTTATCGTATACTACTTCTCTATACTCTGGAATTCTCTGTATCTTCTCTCTAACCATGACAGATTTCTTCACCAAGTGGTTCTACTAATCTCGTATACATTTGTCTCTATAAGCGATAACCCTCATATTTTTTCCTTCGGTTCTTAATAACAAAATCACACATTATATTTAATATGTTGTCCCAATAATACGAATTACGTTAGGGAAAACTATAGTAATACAACACAACTATCTTGGAGGAGCATAGTGACATGATCAATGGCTTTATTGATATATTGATATACATAGTCATTGCATGGCTTACGTTTAACATATTGTATTTAGTTAGGAGAGACTATTTTGAGAGAAAAGGAGTGAAGTTGTATTATGGAGTTGTACTAGTTTATAAGAAGCCCTATAGTTTTCATAGTTTTCAGGGCAATAACACCATAAGAAAATTGTCTTACATAGCAGTAATAGCAGCTGTGTATGGCGTGTATGTGTTTTATGCAACTATGATCGCTGCATTATTGTCAAAACTAGGTTTGATAGTCTTACCTGCTAAACCTCGTGTATTAATCCCGGGGATTAATATAACTGGTATAGACTTGCTCTACTTTGCATTAGCTATCTTAATCGCAGCGTTAGTTCATGAGCTCGCCCATGCACTTGTTGCAGCGTCAAATAATATTGAAGTAAAAGGGTTAGGGTTTGCTATACTATTCTTCTTACCCGTAGCTTTCACTGAAATCAATGAAGAAATGTTTGTGAAGAGTTCACGGAAATCAAAAATTCTAACATTATCCGCAGGACCTGCATCAAATATTATTTTGGCTCTAATAATGATGTTTCTACTATCATTAATAATAAGTAGCTCGGGCCTAGTAATCATAGGTGTTGAAGAAAATAGTCTTGCTGCCCGGTACGGAATCAAGGAAAACACTATAATACTCGAAGTAAATGGTAAGCCTGCAACACTAGATGAACTTAGCAAGGTACTACATGTAAATAAGACAACGTATTTTAGTTTGAAACTACTTTATCCCAACGGAACCATAAAAACATTAAATATAGTTAAACCAGAAAACACAACAAAACTCGGTGTATTATTAACATTTATGCCAAGTACATTCCTGTTATCGATATTCGGGATCCAAGGAGCTCTTACATTTGTTAGCATTATTCGCTGGATATATATTGTAAACATGAGTCTCGGCATAATAAATATAGCACCAATATTTGTAACCGATGGTGCAAGAATTATACAAGAATTATTCGGGAATACCACAGCTACTAACATAGTAAGCACAATAACACTATTGCTTTTACTCGTACTCTTTCTACCCTAATGTTAAAATTCTTTAAAGAAATCACTAAAACAGGGCCATATGTTAGTGGTTATATAGGGGCGTAAAGAAGATCTGGTAATATTTATGCGTTTGATTCTTGTTCTTGTAGTTCTAGAGCTTTTTCAGTCTTTACGTCGAATAACACGATTTTTTCCTCTATAGGACACAACATAACTTTTTCACCGACATTAAATGTTTCTCCACGCGGAACAATGACTTTGACCATGACGTTGTCTATAGATACCGTTACAATGTTTTCTCTACCTAGGGGCTCAACGGCATAGACTTCGCCATAGAAACACCTGTTTCTATATTTTTCGTCAATACTTGCACTAGCTGGGAATATGTGTGTATCTTCAGGTCTGAATCCTACTATTACTTTATCTGGTTTGATTTTTGCAACAATGTCAATGTAATGTCTTGGTACAAGTAACTTACTCTTACCAATAACTATGTAATGGTTACCGTTTTCACTAATGACTTCTGCTTCTATAAAGTTCATTGGAGGATTACCCAGAAATCCTCCAACAAATTTACAGCTAGGTTTGCTGTACACAGTCTCCGGTGTCCCAACTTGCAGAATTCTACCCTCATTAATGACAGCTATTCTGTCAGCCATAGCAAGAGCTTCAGCCTGATCATGAGTTACATAGACAGTTGTTATTCCTAGCCTTTTCTGTAGCCTCTTTAACTCGGCTCTAACACTTATTCTCAATAAAGCATCAAGATTACTTAAAGGCTCATCTAAAAGGAGTACTTGGGGCTCCTTTACAAGGGCTCTGGCAATAGCTACTCTTTGCTGCTGTCCACCTGATAACTGATGAGGATATCTATCAAGTAGATGACTTATCCTGAGCATATCTGCAACTTCAACAACCTTCTTTTTAATATCTTCTTCTGGCACTTTCTTTAAACGAAGCGGGAAAGCAATATTGTCATATACTTTCATATGGGGATAAAGTGCCCAGTTCTGGAAAACCAGACCTACATTCCTTTCTTTAGGCGGCAGTTGTGTTACATCTTTTTCTCCGAAAAATATTCTGCCAGATGTGGGCTTATAGATCCCTGCTATTAAGTAGAGAATAGTGCTTTTACCGCTTCCTGAAGGACCTAGTAAAGCCATGAACTCTGAGTCTCTAATCTCTAGGTTTACATTATTTACTGCGATTACTTTACCGAATTTCTTAGTTACATTTACTAGTTTTATGGAGACCATGCTCTCACCTCTTTACCCCAGCTAAACTTACCTTAAGGAGGAGCTGTTGTGAAGTTATGAAGAATATTATTGTTGGGAGCAAGTATAGTGTCGCAGCCGCTGCAACTAAAGGCATGTATGCATATTCTGTCTCTAAGTTTGCCTCAATAAATGTTGCAAGAGTCCTCTCTACAAGAAATGTCCTAACATATATCAAGTCTTGCCATCCTGCAAGGAATCCAAACAACATTATAGCTGCTATTCCTGGTTTGACCAGAGGCAACATGACTTGAAACCAAACCCTAGGTCTCGAGGCTCCATCAACAATAGCTGCCCACTCAACCTCCCACGGTATGAGATCGAAGAATCCTTTCATAAGCCATGTGGACATGGGTATCTCGAGAGCTGCTCTAGCGATTATAACGTAAAAGAACGAGAATGTACTAATAAATTCTGTATATGACGGTACCATTAGCCTATATATAAAGTAGACTCCTACTATAAGGACTGAACCAGGAAATGCATGTAATAAGAGGATCAAGAGGAGGAAGTGTTTACGATAGCGGAACTTCATACGAGATAACGCGTAACCAGACATTGTCCCAACAATTGTTACTAGCAGAGAAACACCTAGGGCTACTATGGCTGTGTTTATAAAGTATCGTAGTATATCTTCTGTTAGACCTCCCGTTATAGCAACTTTTCCTTGAAACAAAAGCTCCCAATTACGTAGAGTAAACTCGAACGAGCTCGGATCGAAATTGGTTACCATTTTCTTACTGAAGCTAGATAACACTAACAAAGAGAATCCTGCGATTAATGGCAGAGATGCAAGTATTATTGCCAACAAGATTATTATTTCTGTTTTATGCGTTCTTATTTCAACATCTTTCATTGACACTAGATATCACCCCGCGGCTCCGTGACCATTTCGCCGAATCTAAGTACTCTAAGTGTTATCAAGCCAAGAATCGATCCTATAATCACAAGTATTACACCAGCTGCAGCAGCAAGCCCTTGGTCTTTAACGCCAGTAAAGGCGGCACGATAAACGTAAAGGGATAATGTTGTCCCGTATTCTTCTCTAACTAGACCCCATTCTACAAGCAGGAACAAATGAGCATAAGTAGTTAATAGACTTAGAAGCTGCCACGTAGTGACGTATAATATATGCCATTTCATGAGGGGTATGAGGATTTTTCTTGAGATCTCCCAATTCGACGCGCCATCGACTCTAGCTGCTATCACAAGTTCCTTGGGTATATTACTTATGGCAGAAGTAAACACTATCATACCAAAACTTACTCCTACGAGTCCATTGACGAAGATTATAATACTCCAGGGACCCCACGGTATTACTTCTTGTCCCCAGGAAACAGGCTTGTCTATTAACCCTATACTCATTAAGAACGAGTTCAGTGTACCGATTTCACTTCCATGGAAGAAATAATACCAGACCAGACTATACACAGCTATCGGTGACATTCTTGGTAATAACCAGAGTGTACGTATAACCGCTGATGGTTTCTCATAGATAAAGAATGTTGCGAGAGATAAGACGAGTCCTCCAAGAACATTAATGGTTAATGTAACGGCTATAAACACTATTGTAGTAACAATTATTGCTTTAAAACTAGGGTCATGATTAAACATATAAAACAATTTCTCATAATTTCTAAAACCAACTATTTCACCAATATATCGATCTATATTCCAGTTCTTGAGCGGAGTAAAACTTATGTATATGGATAATATGACTGGAAGTATATAGAATATGGTGATCATGACGATTGCAGGTAATAGGAAGAACAATGTTTCAAAGCTTTTATGAGATAAACTAAATTTATTATTTGTTATTTTTTTGAAAAAAGATTTTATTTTGTGTATATTACGTAGCATTGTTTTACACCACGTTATTGCGTAGTTGATATTTTAGATTACGGGAAGCTCCATCCCGTTGGTATTTCGCCGATGATTTCGGTGCTGTCACGTAGGTCCACGTCTGCGTTTATCTTTGAGACAATATAGTTTACTGCTTCTTCAGGAGTCATTTCTCCTCTAAGTACCTTGTCTACTGCGTCCTTGAATATGTCTACGAGCTTTGGATATAGTGGATGCTTGGGCGGTATCTTTGTGTACTCTAACATATACTCTGCATCAGCAAGGAATGCTGTGTTGATCGGGTTTACTGTGGCTTCTACAATGTCCTTAATTTGTTCTTTAACTTCATCTGATAAGTCTATCTCTAGGTTCTTCAGTTTTTGAAGCCATGTCTCATCTTTGATGAGATTCACTGCGGCTTTTCTCACTGGCAGGTGAGAGCTGATTATACTGTGTATAGCATTTATATCAGGATCGCTAGCTTTTACTATGACTAGGAAGGCTAGTTCGTGATAAAGCTCTTTTAGTTCATCGTATCTTGGGTTCTTTTCGCCTGCTCTAGAGTTTATCATCCATGCAAATGGCTGGCTTAGTGTTACTGGGCTTTTGCCTTTCTCACCTGCGGGGAATAGCGTGTAGTAGAAGAACTCTTTTACTTCTTCTGCTGTAAGCCCTCTTGTTTCACCTGTCTGTGGGTCGGTGTAGTACTCTCTTGTCTGCCATTCAGTCCAGTGCCATACTCCTCCTATGAAGAATAGCGTTTTTCCATTGACTACAGTTGGATGTATTTGTTGTCCCCAGTCCCACTCCATCATGTTCTCTGGTATGAGGCCGTCTCTAGCCATTTTCCATTCTACGTAAAGCCATTTGTATACTGCTTCCTTGTCGAACACGAGCTTGTCCTTTTCTTCGTCATAGAGTTTCCCGCCGAAGGCGTAGATGAACTGTATTAGGTCGGGATGAGCTGATCCTTTTCTATGTATTACTCCCCATTCTGCACATCCTGATTCAACAGCTTTCTTAGCCCATTGATATACATCAGACCAGGTGAATTCACCGTTCTTAACTTTAGTAGCTAAATCGCTGAAGTCTAGTCCAGCACATTGTGCAACATCCTTTCTCATGTATAGCGGTCTTGCCTCAGTGTCTTGTGGTAGACCATATAGCCTGCCTTTCCATTTCATTACTTCTAATACTGCCGGGTAGAAGTCGTTTAGTAGATCCTGGTATTTGTTGGCATAGTCTGTTATGTCTAGTATATATCCCTCGCTAGCTAGTTCTGCAATGTATACATAGGAGTTCACGAAGAAGTCTGGTGCTTGTCCTATTGGTTGTTTACTAAGGTATTCCTCATAAACAGCGTGAGCGTTTCTATCATACCTTGTTTCCGTAATTACTATCCTTATACCTAGGTTGTGTTCCTCCCATATTTTATTAATCCTATGAGCTGCCTCAACAATTCCAAGTACTCTCATGACACTATTGGGGTCTCCACCACTCCATACACTAAATTTCACTTCATTAATACCGTTAGCTAAGAGAGCTTTACCTACTTCAACAACATCTTTTTCAAAATCTCCAGTAAGTTCAACCTCTTTAGGCCCAGCTACTTGAGGGCCTCGATAGAATCCAAAATAATATATCACGCCCGCTAGTATTATCAAGAATATTACGATTATTCCAAGAGCAGTCTTTGAGATCCCTCTCACCTTTCTCATTTAACAATCACCCCAAAGATCAGATGGGGTATATCTGTTGTAATATAGAAGTCTATAAATATAATATTGAAGTGATCACTTATAGCTTTTTCCAAAAAAGACGTATAAATCAGTCTCGTTAGAGTAATCCCCCCAGATTCTCTATAAATAAACCTATATTAGCCAGCAAATAAAATAACTAAATAGCCCGTGGGGCCGTGGGTAGGGCCCCTAAACCCCGCTTAGGGCTAGGGGCCAGAGCAACCTCTCGAGCCCCTATGCGCGCCCGCTAACCCCCACGCCCACCAATGACCCCCGCCCCGTGGGGCTAGCGGTGGCGGAGCCCTCCTCGGAGGAGGAGGGTAAACCGCCTTAACCGGGGGAACCAGGCCAGGCCCGGAAGGGAGCAACCTAACCCTGGCCGCTAGCGTTCACGGGTCACCGGGGCCGAGGGAGGGCGTGGAAGGGCTCTGGCGGGAAAGCGGTAGGGGCTCGAGAGGGGCCGCGGCCCCACGGGCTATTCTAAATATAGTTGCTAAACTAGAATTAAATAACTACAAACCAGAATTAAGCATATAAACCAGCCACACCTCCATAAAGTTATGGAGAAACGCCGGGGTCGCCTAGCCTGGTAGGGCGCCGGCCTGCTAAGCCGGTGGGGTGTGTCCCCGCGCGGGTTCAAATCCCGCCCCCGGCGCCTCTTTCTTATTATCTTTCTTATTAAAAGAAGTGAATCATTAGTTTCTTCTATATAGACGTACAAGATTATATCCATAGTCCCACATAATTAACATTAATTAATGAAAATTAGAAAATTATATAATTAGTATAAAAGTGTTATAGTTTATACATGCTTTAAAATGATAACAACTTCGCTTTTATCTAATACTTTAATACCATGTTACATACGTTATGCGTATCTCTTTGCTTATTTCATCGAGTCTTCGCCAATCCTCGTAGCTTAGCCGCCATCCTACTGCACCAGCATTGTCTACTACTTGTTCCGGCTTCTTTGCTCCAGGTATTGGTACTATTAAGGGACTATACATTATTAGCCAGTTGAGAGCTATTTGTGCCGGTGTCTTCCCATATTTTTCGCTAAGTTTCTTTAGCTCTTGTATTAATGGCCATATTTTCTTAAAGTTCTCGGGATGGAATACAGGGTCTCCACTCCTCACGTCCTGGAATTCTGGTAGGTTTTCAGGCGTATATTTCCCCGTTAAGGCACCTTTGGCAAGAGGACTCCAGGGCAGAATTGTCATACCGTTCTTTTCAGCATAAGGTATAAGCTCTTTTTCTGCCTGTCTCTCAACGAGGTTATAACGAAACTGTAGACTCACTATATCTATTGTTGATAAGCAGTTTCTAGCAGCTTCAACGAGTTCCACGGGATAGTCACTTAATCCTATATACCTTATTTTCCCTAGAATCACCAGTCTCTCAAGAGCCCTCATGTACTCACATGTAGGGAAATGATGCCAGCATGGAGGCCAGTGTATCTGCATTAAATCAATGCAATCAACTCCAAGTCTTTTAAGTGATTTATCTACAGCTCTAAACACGTCATCAGCTGATAGGAAGTCTCCCGGTATTTTAGTAGCGATAACCACCTCATCTCTTTTCACACCAGCTTCACGAAGAGCTCTCCCGAGAAACTCTTCACTCATACCACGCCCGTAAACCATAGCTGTATCAAAGAAGTTGATTCCAACTTCAAGAGCTTTAAACACTATAGACTTCGCCATGTTGTAGTCTGTCACACCCCAGGCCTCACTAAACTGCCATGCACCCAGTCCTATACGTGAAATCTTAACATCTGTTTTACCAAGCCTTACATACTCCAAGAACTATTCATCCCCCTAATTTTTCTACCAACTATATTTATCTACGTCTTTGTTATACACAAGTGTATCGCTCACTATATTCATGCCATAAAAGTCTCGAGTAAGTGATGAAAAAGTCTTCTACATAGAGCTATAGATAGCGATTACTATGGTATTCATTATAGAATCGTTGCATGTTAACGAAAATTATTTTGTTGTAATTAGTGGAGAAAAAGAGTGAGGCATTAGAACATGGCTACAGAGCTACTTTATCAAAAAGATAGTTACGTTAAGGAGTTTACTGCAACTATTAAAGCCATTGAAGGGAATAAAATAGTTCTAGACAAAACAGCTTTTAATCCTCGCTCAGGGGGATTAGCCAACGACACTGGCTATATAATCAAAAACGAGGAGGCCTACAAAGTTAAGGATGTTTATTTCAATAAAGATACTGGAGAGGTAATCCATGTAATTGAGGAAAGCGAACACAATCTATCTATAGGAGATCTTGTAAAAGGCGTTATTGATTGGGATAGAAGATATAAGATAATGAGGTTACATACAGCAGCACACATTCTAGCGGCAATAATGTATAATGACTATGGTGCACTTATAACTGGAGGCTCAATTTACCCTGACTACGCTTACGATGATTATAGTTTAGAAAAATATGACCCAGAGATATTCAAAGAAGCCATAGCAAAAGCAAATGATGTCGTCAAACAAGGGATCGAAGTTAAAATATATTGGTTGAAAAGAGAGGAAGCATTGAAAATACCTGGAATAGTCAAGCTTGCTTCACGTATGCCGCCGAGTCTAGAATTTCTAAGAATAGTAGAAATACCTGGGATAGACATACAAGCCGATGGAGGACCCCATGTGAAGAACACTAAGGAGATTGGAGAAATAGTGTTCATTAAAGCGGCCAATAAGGGCAAGAAAAAGAAAAGACTGTATTACACAGTTAAACCCTAAAGACACTCCATAAATACCAAGAATATGCTGGAGCGAAGAAACAATGACTCTTTACAGCAGTTTTGGAATAGCAGGCACCAGCTCCCAAATCCACTTAGCGTCAATAGCTGGGCTTAAAGTGCTAGAAAATGGCGGAAACGCGTTCGATGCCGCGATCACCATAAGCAGTGTACTAACAGTCTTACTTCCACATACAAGCAGTATTGGTGGTGATGGATTTCTTCTAGCAAGAGACAGTTCAGGCAACATAATAGCATATAACGGGTCCGGTCGCTCTCCCAAGAACTTTCCAACTAGTAAGTACTTGGAGGAAAAACCCCTACGTGGACCATTAACCGTAACCGTGCCAGGATTAGTTGATCTATGGGGCTGGTTGTCAGAAAATTACTGTACAAGAGACTTATATGAGCTACTTAAGCCTGCTATAAACCTCTCTAGATACGGTTTCTACGTACAAGAAGCACTAGCTAATGCTATCAGGAGAAATTATGAATCCCTACGTAAGTACAATAGTTGGATTAAAACCTTTGGTAAACTAAGAGAAGGCTGTTATACCCGCTTTACTGAATTAGCCCACATACTGGAAGTCATTGGGAGAAGAGGAGCAAGAGAATTCTATGAGGGAAAAATAGCTGAGGAGCTAGTTGAAGAACTTTCTAAACAAGGAGTCCCATTAGTTTACGAAGACTTTGCATCACATAGGGGAGAAAAAGTTAACCCAATTAAATCAACTTACAGAGACTACGAGGTATACGAATTACCTCCTAATAGCCAAGGAGTAACTACTCTAGAGCTTCTAAAACTCATAGAGATCACTAATCTCAATAACAGAGAGTTCAACGACGAAGAAAGGATTATTACTTTCTTTAACTTAGCACTAATAGCCTATAAGGATAGAGACATGCATGTTGCTGATCCTTGCTTCTACGAATATGATCCTTTACAGTTAATAGATGAATACGCCCTAAAGAAGAAGCTCCAAGAAATAAACGTTTCCACTCAAGAAAATAGTAATGGGAACTATCTAGATAAGGATACAACATTTTTTGTCGTGGGAGATAGGCAAGGCAATATAGTTGGTTTTATACAAAGCATATTCTATCCCTTCGGTTCAGGTATCGTAGTGAAAGACATACCATTCCAGAATAGAGGATACGGTTTCTCTAAGAAGCCAGGGCTACCTAACAGTCCTTTGCCAAGAAAAAGACCAATGCACACATTATCCGTATTAATGGCTCACCATGATAATGAAGGATGGTATGTTATCGGTTGTGCAGGTGGTGATCTCCGACCACAAATACATGCTGAGGTGTTTACTAATATCGCTGACTACAAGTTTAGTCTATCAAGAGCTGTTGATGCACCGAGGTTCATGTTAATAGAAAGAGCTCCCATTAAGGCACTAGCTGAAGAAGATCTTGGATTAAAGAAGTATCCTAAATGGCTAAATATAATTAAGCCAAAGTCACCGCATACGGGTATAGTTCATGCCTTGAGGTATAGAAAAGATCACGTGTATGAATTAGTAGCTGATGTACGAGGAGGAGGTATAGCTATACCACAGGTTCACTAAACACAGCATGTACATACAATGGTCAAACCTATTCTTACTCGAAAACATTCTTGGTTAAAAGAAAAGTATGGTCCCCCGGCGGGGATTCGAACCCCGGGCCACCCGGTTTCTGTGCGAGCCCTAGGCCGACCCGCCTTCATTCACGCCCCCTGGGGGCTGGGGGCGTCAGGCGGGCGGGGAGCCCACACCTCCCACTACAGCCGGGCGCTCTGCCGCTGAGCTACCGGGGGCTGTCCTTTTTTGTCTTTTAATTCAACGGGTTTATTTGTTTTTCTTGGCGATCAAATATTATTTAATAGGTTTTTAATATAACACTATAAGTGACGCGCTATTGGTTTCGAGTGTTAGGTGATGTTATGGAGCGTTTAAGTAGAATTGTCGAAAATATTTTGTCCGAAGATATAAGTGTCATAGATAATATACTTAACGTGAAGGATAATGTTAGAGAGAATGCTATAAAGTTGAGTCGTGACATCATCAGAGCGAGCGCCGAGGTTACAAGACTAATACATCTTAAAGACTTCTCATCAGCTAAAGAAAAATTGTCCATAGCGCAAGATAAAGCCAGGGAATTAATAGACCTGCTAAAAGATCATCCCGACTTGTTTTATAGTGGATTAGTCTATAATTGCTTGAGCGAGTTTGTTGAAGCATACATTGTATACAACCTAATTGTCGCCAAAAGAATGCCTTCATATAAAGAACTAGCAGGCATACCATACATACCTTATCTACAAGGATTAGGAGATACCATAGGTGAGATACGTAGATACATCATAGATCTTCTTAAAGACGAGAAATACGAAGAAGCCAGAGAATACCTCGATGTAATCGAGAACATGTATCAAGTACTAAAGAAACTCCATTACCCAGACGCTTTAACACCTGGTTTACGCCATAAAGTTGATGTTGCAAGAAGACTTATAGAAGACACCAAAGTTCTTTACGTAAACACTATTACTGCATCACGACTACGGAAATCTCTCGAAAAAGTTCTTGAGAGCAAGACGTAATGTAGTAATTGCCTTTAAAACACTGTTTTTCAATAACCTAGCTAAATCAATTAGTTCACGAAATAGTGATTTCCCTGTACAGCACATCTCTTTATATTCTCTCATAAACTCATAGGATAAGTAAAGCAGCATTGACACATAAAGTAATGATAGTATTATCATTGACAACCACATATACTTATACAGCACATAGAACACTATGTAGTAATTGGCATATAGGTAATCAAGAAGCCTCCTTATATCAAGAAATGGTGCATCTTTAAATGAATTCACAAGCAATTCATATGCATCATACCAAGCGAGATCTTCTGCTAGGAAAATATATCCCCTCACAACTCCGGCTGTAACAAATGTTAAAAATCCGTAAAAAGCCATTGACACCATTGGGATCATTAAATACACTATTTTCGCTCTTAATTTAGTTACTATATTCCCTATATTAATAGCTAGGAAAGGCAGAACCCATACAAAA contains:
- a CDS encoding radical SAM protein, which gives rise to MGKTFKYHYTTGYFNLFLPKGCRYCLAGMKIVVFITGICLDRCWYCPISKEKIGRDVVFVDEEHVKSIDDIVLEAYKINAFGAGITGGDPIFSIERTRQVIKELKREFGNRFHIHLYTSGRLVDDNILGLLYETGLDEIRFHVYSYELLPKVEKAVTIGFDVGVEVPFIPTEDYVSFLKDLIVQLERIGVKFININELEVSESNIENIILHGLRPRGLTVENTWEKLKEFLSWCETNVKNLAVHFCTLSFKDKVQFRRRMLRKAVNTIGVHEIATREGTNISIMVKNVHELDENILISFLGKNYVLPTECYRLRGKGIKALIIEYYPFSNTVLNERCVVY
- a CDS encoding nucleotidyltransferase domain-containing protein produces the protein MVREKIQRIPEYREVVYDKERWTILRKLRNEAIMILEALQRHGIKAIVHGSIARGDVWKGSDIDVFIPYYVPSFKIEYALETGGFRINYKYIVMATPSSTPKAYIVLDDEEKRVVSFPLAKLQPREYEFYKFGGLADLNMLKKGIRVPGVDKRLVLIKPTDIGHIEIPVIGREEEAARIIGISIDTVLERVRVLSRRDEIGRTGVFLKYILAPEEVFEEAIQKLAAKNPWLRKVLLERGY
- a CDS encoding site-2 protease family protein; this encodes MINGFIDILIYIVIAWLTFNILYLVRRDYFERKGVKLYYGVVLVYKKPYSFHSFQGNNTIRKLSYIAVIAAVYGVYVFYATMIAALLSKLGLIVLPAKPRVLIPGINITGIDLLYFALAILIAALVHELAHALVAASNNIEVKGLGFAILFFLPVAFTEINEEMFVKSSRKSKILTLSAGPASNIILALIMMFLLSLIISSSGLVIIGVEENSLAARYGIKENTIILEVNGKPATLDELSKVLHVNKTTYFSLKLLYPNGTIKTLNIVKPENTTKLGVLLTFMPSTFLLSIFGIQGALTFVSIIRWIYIVNMSLGIINIAPIFVTDGARIIQELFGNTTATNIVSTITLLLLLVLFLP
- a CDS encoding ABC transporter ATP-binding protein translates to MVSIKLVNVTKKFGKVIAVNNVNLEIRDSEFMALLGPSGSGKSTILYLIAGIYKPTSGRIFFGEKDVTQLPPKERNVGLVFQNWALYPHMKVYDNIAFPLRLKKVPEEDIKKKVVEVADMLRISHLLDRYPHQLSGGQQQRVAIARALVKEPQVLLLDEPLSNLDALLRISVRAELKRLQKRLGITTVYVTHDQAEALAMADRIAVINEGRILQVGTPETVYSKPSCKFVGGFLGNPPMNFIEAEVISENGNHYIVIGKSKLLVPRHYIDIVAKIKPDKVIVGFRPEDTHIFPASASIDEKYRNRCFYGEVYAVEPLGRENIVTVSIDNVMVKVIVPRGETFNVGEKVMLCPIEEKIVLFDVKTEKALELQEQESNA
- a CDS encoding carbohydrate ABC transporter permease, which encodes MKDVEIRTHKTEIIILLAIILASLPLIAGFSLLVLSSFSKKMVTNFDPSSFEFTLRNWELLFQGKVAITGGLTEDILRYFINTAIVALGVSLLVTIVGTMSGYALSRMKFRYRKHFLLLILLLHAFPGSVLIVGVYFIYRLMVPSYTEFISTFSFFYVIIARAALEIPMSTWLMKGFFDLIPWEVEWAAIVDGASRPRVWFQVMLPLVKPGIAAIMLFGFLAGWQDLIYVRTFLVERTLATFIEANLETEYAYMPLVAAAATLYLLPTIIFFITSQQLLLKVSLAGVKR
- a CDS encoding sugar ABC transporter permease, which codes for MLRNIHKIKSFFKKITNNKFSLSHKSFETLFFLLPAIVMITIFYILPVILSIYISFTPLKNWNIDRYIGEIVGFRNYEKLFYMFNHDPSFKAIIVTTIVFIAVTLTINVLGGLVLSLATFFIYEKPSAVIRTLWLLPRMSPIAVYSLVWYYFFHGSEIGTLNSFLMSIGLIDKPVSWGQEVIPWGPWSIIIFVNGLVGVSFGMIVFTSAISNIPKELVIAARVDGASNWEISRKILIPLMKWHILYVTTWQLLSLLTTYAHLFLLVEWGLVREEYGTTLSLYVYRAAFTGVKDQGLAAAAGVILVIIGSILGLITLRVLRFGEMVTEPRGDI